A single genomic interval of Bradyrhizobium japonicum USDA 6 harbors:
- a CDS encoding HAD hydrolase-like protein: MPDICVIFDLDGTLVDSETLCNQAFLDLLPELSDPAEVLVKRYRGKKLSAILADIEHRIGGSLPDTFENNDRGRVSELFARDLKPMPGVVAMLDNLSHYKCVASSGPPALTIFGS; encoded by the coding sequence ATGCCAGATATCTGTGTCATTTTTGATCTGGATGGAACGCTCGTTGACAGCGAGACCCTTTGTAATCAAGCCTTTCTCGACCTGCTGCCGGAGTTGAGCGATCCTGCCGAGGTATTAGTCAAAAGATACCGTGGCAAAAAGCTCTCGGCTATTCTCGCCGATATCGAACATCGTATCGGCGGAAGCCTGCCCGATACGTTTGAAAACAACGATCGCGGGCGCGTCTCAGAGTTATTTGCACGCGATTTAAAGCCTATGCCCGGCGTTGTAGCGATGCTTGATAACTTGAGCCATTACAAGTGCGTTGCATCCAGTGGACCTCCAGCGTTGACGATTTTCGGCTCGTGA
- a CDS encoding IS66 family transposase, which translates to MQAPAPARLIEGGLPTEATVAQVLVSKCADHLPLYRQVQIYARQGIALDRSMLA; encoded by the coding sequence ATGCAAGCGCCGGCTCCGGCGCGGTTGATCGAGGGCGGGCTGCCGACCGAGGCCACCGTCGCCCAGGTTCTGGTGTCCAAATGCGCCGATCATCTGCCGCTGTACCGGCAGGTCCAGATTTACGCGCGGCAAGGCATCGCGCTGGATCGCTCGATGCTGGCGTGA
- a CDS encoding IS66 family transposase zinc-finger binding domain-containing protein gives MPSDSLPDDPEILKAMLLAERCESERLCQIIKELQRHRFGRRAETQREEQMLLGLEDVEQVAACGEAEQDARAPEGRVTRARNRRINRGALPAHLPRIEVVVDIDAKTCPCCKGKLHRIGEDKSERLDLVPAQFRILVTRRPK, from the coding sequence GTGCCGAGCGACTCCCTGCCTGACGATCCTGAGATATTGAAAGCGATGCTGCTCGCCGAGCGGTGCGAGAGCGAGCGGCTGTGCCAGATCATCAAGGAATTGCAGCGCCATCGCTTTGGCCGCCGGGCGGAGACACAGCGCGAGGAGCAGATGCTGCTTGGTCTGGAAGACGTCGAGCAGGTCGCAGCGTGCGGCGAAGCAGAGCAGGATGCGAGAGCGCCCGAAGGTCGCGTAACACGGGCCCGCAATCGTCGCATCAATCGTGGAGCCCTGCCGGCGCACCTGCCGCGGATCGAGGTCGTCGTCGACATCGACGCCAAGACTTGTCCCTGCTGCAAGGGCAAGTTGCACCGGATCGGCGAGGACAAAAGCGAGCGGCTGGACCTAGTGCCGGCGCAGTTCCGGATCTTGGTCACCCGGCGGCCCAAATAG
- the tnpB gene encoding IS66 family insertion sequence element accessory protein TnpB (TnpB, as the term is used for proteins encoded by IS66 family insertion elements, is considered an accessory protein, since TnpC, encoded by a neighboring gene, is a DDE family transposase.): MVATKPLDFRKGAEGLSTLVRESMLAEPFSGTVYVFRAKRADRIKLIFWDGTGLFLFVKRLENGVAGRRSRMA, encoded by the coding sequence ATGGTGGCGACCAAGCCGCTCGACTTCCGCAAGGGCGCAGAAGGGCTGTCCACACTGGTGCGCGAGAGCATGCTGGCCGAGCCGTTCTCGGGCACGGTGTATGTGTTTCGGGCCAAGCGAGCGGACCGGATCAAGCTGATCTTCTGGGACGGAACGGGTCTGTTCTTGTTCGTCAAGCGTTTGGAGAACGGCGTCGCTGGCCGAAGATCGAGGATGGCGTGA
- the tnpA gene encoding IS66-like element accessory protein TnpA, whose translation MDAVHSAITEPVRRLEVFTGAGRRRKWSDEDRAWIVAEIVASGDSVCAVARRHGLSPQFGWRRQLREAAAERSRSEDLQFVPAVVGAVAQTPVLGNERKPPRCKSRSDVGMIEIEVDGVTIRVGRGADATMIAAIVQALKAGR comes from the coding sequence ATGGACGCAGTGCATAGTGCTATCACGGAGCCGGTTCGGCGTCTGGAAGTCTTCACCGGCGCCGGTCGTCGGCGGAAGTGGAGCGACGAAGACAGGGCGTGGATTGTTGCCGAGATCGTTGCGAGTGGTGACTCGGTCTGTGCCGTGGCTCGGCGCCATGGATTATCGCCGCAGTTTGGTTGGCGCCGCCAACTGCGAGAAGCCGCGGCCGAGCGTTCCCGATCGGAAGACTTGCAGTTCGTGCCGGCCGTGGTAGGCGCGGTCGCGCAGACGCCTGTTCTTGGCAATGAGCGCAAACCGCCGCGATGCAAGTCCAGGTCCGACGTCGGAATGATCGAGATTGAGGTCGACGGCGTCACGATCCGGGTCGGCCGTGGCGCGGATGCGACGATGATCGCGGCCATCGTTCAGGCGCTGAAGGCTGGCCGGTGA